From a single Petroclostridium xylanilyticum genomic region:
- a CDS encoding spore germination protein, with the protein MFRKIFRTFNYLKLKSLNDQNLKLKNNSRIIENIPGSIQDVKEKLQQIFSDCSDFDLREVVLGEEFQVKIIVAFIDGLVNKQLLNSDIFKPLMIESRIANLNKAFSSNTIIHILKENLLSTYQLEEIKDFKQTVDAILSGDTIIYIDGKTTALKVETRGWETRGIEEPDTEAVVRGPREGFTETLRTNASLLRRKVKNPKLKFEMMKLGEQTNTDVCICYIKGIANEEIIETVRRRLKKIKTDAILESGYIEEFIEDAPFSLFPTVGNSEKPDVVAAKLLEGRVAILCDGTPFVLTVPYLFIESIQASEDYYSRSYFSSMVRWFRILAFLIATTLPASYVALIAFHQDVIPFKLLLTMAASREGIPFSPFTEAFIMGIAFELLREAGVRMPRPIGQAVSIVGALVLGESAVRAGLVSNPMVIVTAITAISGFIIPPMGGAMPFFRIIMLIAANILEFMGLALTTAACVIHMCTLRSFGVPYMAPFAPLSGSDLKDTLVRVPIWAMVTRPRSLTWENTDKTKYRMKINFRKKED; encoded by the coding sequence ATGTTCAGAAAAATATTCAGAACATTTAATTATTTAAAACTAAAATCACTAAATGATCAAAACTTAAAATTAAAAAACAATTCTAGAATAATTGAGAATATACCGGGTTCTATCCAGGATGTTAAAGAAAAATTACAACAAATATTTTCGGATTGCAGCGACTTTGATTTGCGCGAGGTCGTATTAGGAGAAGAATTCCAGGTAAAAATTATAGTTGCATTTATAGATGGCCTTGTTAATAAGCAGTTGTTAAATAGCGATATATTCAAGCCATTAATGATAGAATCAAGAATAGCAAACTTAAATAAAGCTTTTAGCAGCAACACCATCATTCATATATTAAAAGAAAATTTATTAAGTACATACCAGCTTGAAGAAATTAAAGATTTCAAACAAACAGTGGATGCCATACTTTCAGGGGATACCATTATTTATATTGATGGAAAAACAACCGCTTTAAAAGTCGAGACAAGAGGGTGGGAAACAAGAGGAATTGAAGAACCGGATACTGAAGCGGTTGTACGTGGACCGAGAGAAGGATTTACTGAAACATTAAGAACAAATGCATCCCTCCTGCGCAGGAAGGTGAAAAATCCCAAGCTAAAATTTGAAATGATGAAATTGGGTGAACAGACCAATACTGATGTATGCATCTGTTATATCAAAGGGATCGCAAATGAGGAGATCATAGAAACTGTTAGAAGAAGGCTAAAGAAAATAAAGACAGATGCTATTTTGGAATCAGGGTATATCGAAGAGTTTATAGAAGATGCACCCTTTTCACTATTTCCTACAGTAGGAAATAGTGAAAAGCCTGATGTAGTGGCTGCCAAGCTTTTAGAAGGGAGAGTAGCCATTCTTTGTGATGGTACTCCTTTTGTACTTACCGTTCCTTACTTGTTTATTGAATCAATACAGGCAAGTGAAGACTATTATTCAAGGTCATATTTTTCTTCTATGGTTAGATGGTTTAGAATATTAGCCTTTTTAATAGCCACTACACTTCCTGCCTCTTATGTAGCGTTAATTGCATTCCACCAGGATGTAATTCCCTTTAAACTGCTGTTAACTATGGCAGCATCAAGAGAAGGGATCCCTTTTTCACCCTTTACCGAAGCATTCATTATGGGAATTGCTTTCGAACTGTTAAGAGAAGCGGGGGTCAGAATGCCAAGACCCATCGGCCAGGCTGTAAGCATCGTAGGTGCTCTGGTTCTTGGAGAGTCAGCAGTCAGGGCAGGCCTTGTCAGTAATCCGATGGTGATTGTTACCGCTATTACAGCCATTAGCGGTTTTATTATTCCTCCGATGGGAGGAGCCATGCCATTTTTCAGAATCATTATGCTCATTGCAGCGAATATATTGGAGTTTATGGGACTGGCGTTAACCACTGCAGCATGTGTTATCCACATGTGTACGTTAAGGTCCTTTGGCGTGCCTTATATGGCTCCCTTTGCTCCTTTATCGGGAAGCGATTTAAAAGATACGCTTGTTAGAGTCCCCATCTGGGCCATGGTTACAAGACCAAGATCTTTAACCTGGGAGAATACAGACAAGACCAAATATAGGATGAAAATAAATTTTAGAAAGAAAGAAGATTAA
- the glgB gene encoding 1,4-alpha-glucan branching protein GlgB translates to MRATVDRNDIDRIIYSDHSDPFSVLGMHKHDKGMVVRAFLPRARTVYVVDYYNPGKKYPMEMIHEDGFYEVEMEDRDNFFEYQLDITDYFDNHWITHDPYSFLPVLTDYDLYLFNKGDNRHIYEKLGAHPMIINNVQGIYFAVWAPCARRVSVVGDFNQWDGRENPMRSLGSSGVWEIFIPGIAEGTIYKFEIKAQNGDILKKADPYAFYSELRPNNASIVYNIDKYQWNDEKWMKERKNINYLERPVAIYEVHMGSWMRTSQDENGFLSYKDAADKLVSYVKEMGYTHVEFLPLSEHPYDGSWGYQVTGYYAVTPRYGKPEDFMYLVDTCHQNNIGVIMDWVPAHFPRDEHGLRRFDGSALYEHEDPRQGEHPDWGTMIFNYGRNEVKNFLISNAFFWFEKYHIDGLRVDAVASMLYLDYGKHDGHWVPNRYGGRENIEAIEFLRDLNSAVYQQYPGILMIAEESTAWPLVSKPPYIGGLGFGMKWNMGWMNDFLRYMSMDSVYRKYHHNLITFSLMYAFSENFILPLSHDEVVHGKCSMLSKMPGDYWQKFAGLRVAYGYQYAHPGKKLLFMGGEFGQFIEWKYYDSLDWHLLGYEMHKKMQDYVKDLNKLYRSEKALYEVDFSFDGFEWINCDDADHSIISFIRKGKDWRDMLLFVCNFTPVVHEHYRIGAPFNLYYKEILNSDSEFYGGSNVGNCGGLHADEIPCNGRPYSLALRIPPLGMLVFKPVFEE, encoded by the coding sequence TTGAGAGCTACAGTGGATAGAAATGATATTGATAGAATAATATACAGCGACCACAGTGACCCTTTTAGTGTGCTGGGTATGCACAAGCATGATAAGGGTATGGTAGTGCGGGCTTTTTTGCCACGGGCGAGAACAGTATACGTTGTAGATTATTATAACCCTGGCAAAAAGTATCCTATGGAAATGATTCATGAAGATGGTTTTTACGAAGTAGAGATGGAAGACAGAGATAATTTTTTTGAATATCAGCTGGATATTACCGATTATTTTGATAACCATTGGATAACACATGATCCCTATAGCTTTTTACCTGTGCTTACCGACTATGACTTATATCTTTTCAATAAAGGAGATAATAGGCATATTTATGAAAAATTAGGTGCACATCCTATGATTATAAACAATGTACAGGGAATCTATTTTGCTGTTTGGGCTCCCTGTGCAAGGAGAGTAAGTGTAGTAGGGGACTTTAACCAGTGGGACGGCCGTGAGAATCCCATGAGAAGCCTGGGATCATCAGGAGTATGGGAGATTTTTATTCCCGGTATCGCCGAGGGAACGATCTATAAGTTTGAAATAAAGGCACAAAATGGAGATATTTTGAAAAAAGCCGATCCCTATGCCTTTTATTCAGAACTGCGGCCTAACAATGCCTCTATAGTCTATAACATAGATAAATATCAATGGAACGATGAAAAATGGATGAAAGAGCGGAAAAATATCAATTACCTGGAAAGGCCCGTAGCCATTTACGAGGTACATATGGGATCATGGATGAGAACGTCCCAGGATGAAAACGGGTTTCTATCCTATAAGGATGCAGCAGATAAACTGGTTAGCTATGTAAAGGAGATGGGTTATACCCACGTAGAATTTTTACCGCTTTCCGAACACCCTTATGATGGTTCCTGGGGTTATCAGGTTACAGGATACTATGCAGTTACACCGAGATATGGAAAGCCGGAAGATTTCATGTACCTTGTAGACACCTGTCACCAGAACAATATAGGAGTGATCATGGACTGGGTCCCTGCCCATTTCCCGAGGGACGAACACGGGTTGCGCCGTTTTGACGGGAGTGCATTATATGAGCACGAAGACCCCAGGCAGGGTGAACATCCTGATTGGGGAACAATGATATTTAACTATGGAAGAAACGAAGTGAAGAACTTCTTGATCTCTAATGCATTTTTCTGGTTTGAAAAATATCATATAGACGGGTTAAGGGTAGATGCCGTTGCATCTATGTTGTACCTTGACTATGGAAAGCATGATGGGCATTGGGTCCCCAACCGGTATGGGGGTAGAGAGAATATTGAGGCTATAGAGTTTTTAAGAGATTTAAACAGTGCCGTTTACCAGCAGTATCCTGGTATTTTGATGATTGCAGAAGAATCCACTGCTTGGCCGCTGGTATCGAAGCCGCCTTATATAGGAGGGCTGGGCTTCGGCATGAAGTGGAATATGGGTTGGATGAATGATTTTTTGAGATACATGAGCATGGATTCGGTTTATAGAAAATATCACCATAATTTGATAACCTTTAGCTTGATGTACGCTTTTTCCGAAAACTTTATCCTACCACTGTCCCACGATGAGGTAGTTCACGGAAAATGTTCCATGCTCAGCAAGATGCCGGGAGATTATTGGCAGAAATTTGCCGGACTGAGAGTTGCATACGGCTATCAGTATGCACATCCGGGTAAAAAGCTATTATTTATGGGAGGAGAGTTTGGACAGTTTATAGAATGGAAATATTACGACAGTCTTGACTGGCATCTATTGGGTTACGAAATGCATAAGAAGATGCAGGACTATGTAAAGGATTTAAATAAATTATATCGCTCCGAGAAAGCTCTGTATGAAGTAGATTTCAGTTTTGACGGCTTTGAGTGGATCAACTGTGATGACGCGGACCATAGTATAATATCCTTCATTCGAAAAGGAAAAGATTGGCGTGATATGCTATTGTTTGTATGCAACTTTACTCCTGTAGTACACGAACACTATCGTATTGGTGCCCCGTTTAACTTGTACTATAAAGAAATATTGAATAGTGATTCAGAATTTTATGGCGGAAGTAATGTAGGCAACTGTGGCGGACTGCATGCTGACGAGATTCCGTGCAACGGACGTCCCTATTCTCTGGCACTCCGAATTCCACCATTAGGCATGTTAGTATTTAAGCCTGTATTTGAGGAATGA
- a CDS encoding BsuPI-related putative proteinase inhibitor gives MPVKYINLSSLSANPQYKATMTDEELYESLIINNNKFKKNNLIKIMLIKINLGPLPVTLQYDTSQRYEFIVKNQTGREIWRWSKDKFFTPIAESITLNSGESKVYSVIWNIPKEIESGFYIVEGWNAAKELKQIKFSMPVTIIP, from the coding sequence ATGCCTGTAAAGTACATAAACTTGTCGAGTTTATCCGCAAACCCACAATATAAAGCTACTATGACCGATGAGGAATTATATGAATCACTCATCATTAATAATAACAAATTTAAGAAAAATAATCTTATCAAGATAATGTTGATAAAGATAAATCTCGGCCCCCTGCCTGTAACTCTTCAATATGATACCAGTCAACGATATGAATTTATAGTCAAGAATCAGACTGGCAGAGAAATATGGAGATGGTCAAAAGATAAATTTTTTACCCCGATAGCTGAAAGTATCACCTTGAACTCCGGGGAAAGCAAGGTATATTCAGTGATATGGAACATTCCGAAAGAAATTGAATCAGGATTCTATATAGTAGAAGGCTGGAATGCAGCAAAGGAGTTAAAACAGATTAAATTCTCCATGCCCGTTACAATTATACCCTAG
- a CDS encoding DUF2922 domain-containing protein codes for MAQVLEMVFTNEGQKNFTISLNDPKTDLSPAEVKAAMDTIIAKNIFKTSGGDVIQVAGARIISKETTELQLV; via the coding sequence TTGGCACAGGTTTTAGAAATGGTTTTTACAAATGAGGGACAAAAGAACTTTACTATTTCCCTGAATGACCCAAAAACTGATTTAAGTCCGGCAGAAGTAAAAGCTGCGATGGATACTATTATAGCAAAGAATATATTTAAGACCAGTGGTGGTGATGTAATACAGGTTGCCGGTGCAAGAATTATCAGCAAAGAAACCACTGAGTTACAATTAGTGTAA
- a CDS encoding DUF1659 domain-containing protein, with product MPVLANPLDSRLQLKLRVGTDENGKAIIRTKSLNSIKPSATNQDVMDVAQAISALQQHPVSSIVRINEEELMNA from the coding sequence ATGCCGGTGTTGGCAAATCCTTTAGACAGCCGATTACAGCTTAAGTTAAGAGTTGGAACCGATGAAAACGGTAAAGCCATTATCAGGACAAAGTCCTTAAACAGTATTAAACCATCAGCTACCAACCAGGATGTAATGGATGTGGCACAAGCTATTTCTGCTCTGCAGCAGCATCCGGTATCCAGCATTGTAAGGATCAATGAAGAAGAATTGATGAATGCATAG
- a CDS encoding F0F1 ATP synthase subunit A, translating to MEHNLQSEIMEKLQPHVIFKIPVFGGIGVTDAVVVTWIIMLFLVLSSILLVRNFKTVPTGTQNVIEVLVDTLNNFIKGIIGHQWRVFAPYLGTVALYLIVANTISIFGFTPPTKDLNVTAALSIMTIAIVIGAGIRFKGLRGWLNSFKEPIPVILPMKILELFVRPLSLSMRLFGNILGSYVIMELLYQVIPIAVPAVLSIYFDIFDGLIQMVVFVFLSALFIREAIE from the coding sequence TTGGAGCATAACTTACAAAGTGAAATTATGGAAAAACTTCAACCACATGTGATATTTAAAATACCTGTCTTTGGAGGTATTGGTGTAACGGACGCAGTAGTGGTGACATGGATCATAATGTTGTTTCTTGTATTATCTTCCATTCTGCTGGTCCGGAATTTCAAAACCGTGCCAACAGGTACTCAAAATGTTATTGAAGTTTTGGTGGATACCTTAAATAACTTCATAAAAGGAATCATTGGCCACCAATGGAGGGTATTTGCCCCATATTTGGGTACTGTAGCATTATACCTCATTGTGGCAAATACCATTTCTATTTTTGGTTTTACACCACCTACAAAGGATTTAAATGTTACTGCTGCATTGTCAATTATGACAATTGCAATTGTAATAGGAGCAGGCATTCGCTTTAAAGGTCTTAGAGGCTGGTTAAATAGTTTTAAGGAACCTATTCCAGTTATTCTACCTATGAAGATTCTTGAACTTTTTGTTCGGCCTCTCTCTTTGTCCATGCGGTTATTCGGGAATATTCTTGGTAGTTATGTCATTATGGAACTGTTATACCAGGTAATTCCTATTGCAGTACCAGCCGTACTGAGTATTTATTTTGATATTTTTGATGGGCTGATTCAAATGGTAGTTTTTGTATTTCTATCAGCATTATTTATTAGAGAAGCAATTGAATAG
- the atpE gene encoding ATP synthase F0 subunit C, whose translation MNLVALAAGIAVLTGIGAGIGIGIATSKATEAIARQPEAKDEINKTLLLGSALAEATAIYGLVIAILIILFFR comes from the coding sequence ATGAATTTAGTAGCATTAGCAGCAGGTATTGCTGTGTTAACAGGTATAGGAGCCGGTATAGGTATAGGAATCGCAACTTCCAAAGCAACTGAAGCTATAGCAAGACAACCGGAAGCAAAAGATGAAATAAATAAAACACTTTTACTGGGTAGTGCTTTGGCTGAAGCAACTGCGATTTATGGACTTGTTATCGCGATATTGATCATACTTTTCTTCAGATAA
- the atpF gene encoding F0F1 ATP synthase subunit B, with the protein MVELNSQLFFIIINILILYFLLKKFLFKPVTEFMENRTKSIQNDLNDANNKVKEAENLKKQYEEMLKSAHSKTNEIIQAARENANKEYEQILQQARQDAEEIIRRANESIELERQKVMKEMRNEITSLAFAAASKIVQKNMDTETNKKIIENFLDEAGVA; encoded by the coding sequence ATGGTAGAACTTAATTCTCAGCTTTTTTTCATTATTATAAATATTTTGATACTTTACTTTTTGCTCAAAAAGTTTCTGTTCAAACCTGTCACGGAATTTATGGAAAACAGGACAAAAAGTATTCAAAATGATCTTAATGATGCAAACAATAAAGTTAAAGAAGCTGAAAACTTAAAAAAACAATATGAAGAAATGTTAAAGTCCGCTCATAGTAAGACCAACGAAATTATACAGGCTGCAAGAGAGAATGCAAATAAGGAATATGAACAGATCCTTCAGCAGGCTCGACAGGACGCTGAAGAAATTATTAGAAGAGCGAATGAGTCCATTGAGCTTGAGCGTCAAAAGGTTATGAAAGAGATGAGAAATGAGATAACAAGTCTTGCTTTTGCAGCAGCTTCAAAGATAGTACAAAAGAATATGGACACTGAAACTAATAAAAAGATTATAGAAAATTTTTTAGATGAAGCAGGTGTAGCTTAA
- a CDS encoding F0F1 ATP synthase subunit delta, protein MNRISKRYAQALFQVALDKNSLDSYEQQLKECINIIHSSEAIYQILSNPENSYTMKTNLIDRLFGSSVERNIINLLKLLIDKERLDILTEILIEYSKEMRLRMKSLDVTAISAFPLQSDEINSIKSKLKNKYNVSEINLVCEVDQNLIGGFKLIIGNEVIDSSVKGIMDAMKNQVMSR, encoded by the coding sequence ATGAACCGTATTTCAAAGAGGTATGCACAGGCGTTGTTTCAGGTTGCATTGGATAAAAATTCTTTAGACTCCTATGAACAACAGTTAAAAGAGTGTATTAATATTATTCATAGTAGCGAAGCTATATACCAAATATTGTCCAATCCTGAAAATAGTTACACAATGAAGACCAACCTTATAGATCGTTTGTTTGGTAGCAGTGTAGAGAGAAACATTATTAATTTACTTAAGCTTTTAATTGATAAAGAAAGGCTGGATATTCTTACTGAAATATTGATTGAATATAGCAAGGAAATGCGGTTACGTATGAAATCTCTGGATGTTACCGCTATTTCTGCTTTTCCACTTCAGTCAGACGAAATTAACAGCATTAAATCAAAATTAAAAAATAAGTATAACGTTTCGGAGATTAATTTGGTTTGTGAGGTTGACCAGAACCTTATTGGAGGCTTTAAACTTATTATAGGAAATGAAGTTATTGATAGTAGTGTAAAAGGCATAATGGATGCAATGAAAAATCAGGTTATGTCGAGGTGA
- the atpA gene encoding F0F1 ATP synthase subunit alpha, which yields MKLRPDEITSIIKQQIENYDIKIKNEEVGYIIQVGDGIARIYGLNNCMYGELLEFSNGTVGIALNLEEDNIGCVLLGEESGIREGDMVKRTGKRAEVPVGEALIGRVVNALGQPIDGKGAINTSEFRPVEYEAPGVVDRKSVGVPLQTGIMAIDAMFPIGRGQRELIIGDRQTGKTSIAIDTIINQKGKDVICVYVAIGQKASSLAKLVSTLEQFGAMEYTIIVSATASELAPLQYIAPYAGCAMAEYFMYKGKDTLIVYDDLSKHAVAYRTMSLLLRRPPGREAYPGDVFYLHSRLLERSARLSEELGGGSMTALPIIETLAGDVSAYIPTNVISITDGQIYLESELFFAGIRPAVNVGLSVSRVGGAAQTKAMKKVSGRLRLDLAQFRELEVFTQFSSELDKSTREMLDQGERIVQTLKQPLYHPIPMHHQVIIIFAVVNKFLSDVPIEKVREFETKLIEFIDTRYPQVSETINNTKDLDDNTAETLKSAIKEFKQQYSGMGG from the coding sequence ATGAAACTAAGGCCTGACGAAATCACCTCTATCATTAAACAACAGATAGAGAATTATGATATCAAAATTAAAAATGAAGAAGTCGGTTATATTATCCAAGTTGGAGACGGCATTGCCAGAATATATGGCCTGAACAACTGTATGTATGGAGAACTATTGGAATTCTCCAACGGTACAGTGGGAATAGCACTCAACCTTGAAGAAGATAATATTGGATGTGTTCTTCTAGGTGAGGAAAGTGGTATTCGTGAAGGAGACATGGTTAAAAGAACAGGTAAAAGAGCAGAGGTTCCTGTGGGTGAAGCACTAATAGGACGAGTGGTAAATGCATTAGGTCAACCGATCGATGGAAAAGGCGCTATTAACACAAGTGAATTCCGTCCTGTTGAATATGAGGCTCCGGGAGTAGTTGATAGAAAATCTGTCGGTGTACCTTTGCAGACAGGTATTATGGCAATTGATGCCATGTTTCCTATCGGCCGCGGTCAAAGGGAGTTGATTATCGGCGACAGACAAACGGGAAAAACTTCTATAGCTATTGATACAATTATTAATCAAAAAGGTAAAGATGTTATATGTGTATATGTAGCAATTGGACAAAAAGCCTCCTCCCTTGCAAAGCTCGTTTCTACACTTGAGCAGTTTGGGGCAATGGAATATACCATTATTGTTTCAGCCACTGCAAGTGAATTGGCACCCTTGCAGTATATAGCTCCGTATGCCGGATGTGCAATGGCTGAATATTTTATGTATAAAGGTAAAGATACACTTATTGTGTATGACGATTTGTCCAAGCATGCCGTGGCGTACAGGACTATGTCGCTATTGCTCCGCAGACCACCGGGCAGAGAAGCTTATCCGGGAGACGTATTTTATCTGCATTCCAGACTGCTGGAACGATCGGCCCGTCTAAGTGAAGAATTGGGCGGAGGTTCCATGACGGCTTTACCTATTATAGAAACTCTTGCCGGGGATGTATCTGCATATATACCTACAAACGTTATATCCATCACTGACGGACAGATTTATCTTGAAAGCGAGTTGTTTTTCGCCGGTATAAGGCCTGCCGTTAATGTAGGACTTTCAGTTTCAAGAGTAGGTGGTGCTGCACAAACAAAAGCGATGAAGAAGGTATCCGGGAGACTAAGGCTGGACCTGGCACAATTCAGAGAACTAGAAGTATTTACACAGTTCAGCTCTGAACTGGACAAATCAACCAGGGAAATGCTTGACCAGGGTGAGAGAATCGTACAAACACTCAAACAGCCCCTATATCATCCTATACCCATGCATCACCAGGTCATTATAATATTTGCAGTAGTTAACAAGTTTTTAAGTGATGTTCCAATAGAGAAAGTAAGAGAGTTTGAAACCAAGCTGATAGAATTTATTGATACACGGTATCCACAGGTATCGGAAACAATTAATAATACCAAAGACCTTGATGATAACACCGCAGAAACCCTTAAATCAGCAATTAAAGAATTTAAACAGCAGTATTCCGGAATGGGTGGTTAA
- the atpG gene encoding ATP synthase F1 subunit gamma: MASMRDIRTRIKSIKETMQITKAMNLIASSKLKKARKQLNDTLPYFEKIQSTLRDIIAHSPDIEHKYFDKRENVQKKKAGYVVITADKGLCGAYNHNIIKFAESHMQNKVEKYLFVIGHMGRDYFRHHNYNIDIEFLYTAQNPTVYRAREIAESLISMFDNHMLDEIYVVYTKMESAVKLTPEVIKLLPLEKSEFGGVADPDERYKEIVTYDPSPATVLSTLVPNYIKGLLYGTLVESFCSEQSARMTAMDSATNSAKELIKELTLLYNRARQAAITQEISEIVGGAEALR; this comes from the coding sequence ATGGCTAGCATGAGAGATATCCGCACAAGAATAAAAAGTATAAAAGAAACTATGCAAATTACAAAGGCAATGAATCTTATTGCCTCTTCAAAATTAAAAAAAGCCCGTAAACAGTTAAATGACACTCTACCCTATTTTGAAAAAATTCAATCTACTTTAAGGGATATTATTGCCCATAGCCCGGATATTGAACATAAATATTTTGACAAAAGAGAAAATGTCCAGAAAAAGAAAGCCGGCTATGTGGTAATCACCGCTGATAAAGGACTTTGCGGAGCCTATAATCACAATATAATAAAGTTTGCAGAAAGTCATATGCAAAATAAAGTAGAAAAATATCTTTTTGTTATAGGACACATGGGAAGAGATTACTTCCGTCATCATAACTACAATATTGATATAGAATTTTTATATACCGCTCAAAATCCTACTGTTTATAGGGCTAGGGAGATTGCTGAATCTTTGATTTCAATGTTTGACAATCATATGCTGGATGAAATATATGTGGTATATACAAAAATGGAATCAGCAGTTAAACTAACTCCGGAAGTAATAAAACTGCTTCCGCTTGAAAAATCAGAATTTGGCGGGGTTGCAGATCCGGATGAACGGTACAAGGAAATTGTAACCTATGATCCTTCTCCCGCAACAGTTTTGAGTACTTTGGTACCTAACTATATTAAAGGATTGCTTTACGGTACCCTAGTAGAATCTTTCTGCAGTGAACAAAGTGCAAGAATGACTGCTATGGATTCGGCTACTAACAGTGCAAAAGAGCTCATAAAAGAACTCACCCTTCTTTATAACCGTGCACGCCAGGCGGCCATCACACAGGAGATTTCGGAAATCGTTGGAGGAGCAGAAGCATTACGTTAA
- the atpD gene encoding F0F1 ATP synthase subunit beta: MQNKGKITQIIGPVVDVQFEKGHLPSINNALVIKGKDTNIVVEVAQHLGNDTVRCISLNFSEGLVRGMEVTDTGAPIKVPVGKATLGRVFNVLGEPIDNKGNVDTNEKWEIHRKAPGFDEQSPVTEVLETGIKVIDLLAPYAKGGKIGLFGGAGVGKTVLIMELIRNIATEHGGYSIFTGVGERTREGNDLWHEMQESGVLEKTAMVFGQMNEPPGSRMRVALTGLTMAEYFRDNEGQDVLLFIDNIFRYIQAGSEVSALLGRMPSAVGYQPTLATEVGALQERITSTKKGSITSVQAVYVPADDLTDPAPATTFAHLDATTVLSRRIVELGIYPAVDPLDSTSRILEPSIVGEEHYKVARKTQEILQRYKELQDIIAILGMEELSEEDKLTVFRARKIQRFLSQPFFVAETFTGMKGKYVPIAETVRGFKEIIEGNMDEYPEAAFFMVGTIDEVKEKAKSMKGEG, translated from the coding sequence ATTCAGAATAAAGGCAAAATTACTCAGATTATTGGTCCTGTCGTGGACGTTCAGTTTGAAAAAGGTCATCTCCCTTCTATCAACAATGCGCTTGTTATAAAAGGTAAGGATACAAATATTGTGGTTGAAGTAGCCCAGCACTTAGGGAATGATACCGTTCGCTGTATCTCCCTTAATTTTAGTGAAGGACTGGTAAGAGGAATGGAGGTTACCGATACAGGAGCACCTATCAAAGTTCCCGTTGGAAAAGCCACTCTCGGAAGGGTCTTTAATGTACTTGGAGAACCTATTGATAACAAGGGTAATGTGGACACCAATGAAAAGTGGGAAATACACCGCAAAGCTCCAGGATTTGATGAACAAAGTCCGGTTACAGAAGTTTTGGAAACGGGCATCAAGGTTATAGATCTCCTGGCACCCTATGCAAAAGGAGGAAAAATAGGACTCTTTGGTGGCGCTGGTGTTGGAAAAACAGTATTGATTATGGAACTAATTAGAAACATTGCTACTGAACACGGTGGCTATTCTATTTTTACCGGTGTAGGTGAAAGGACACGAGAAGGTAATGATTTATGGCATGAAATGCAGGAATCCGGTGTTTTAGAAAAAACTGCAATGGTCTTCGGACAAATGAATGAACCGCCCGGTTCCAGGATGAGGGTAGCACTGACAGGTCTAACAATGGCAGAATATTTCCGGGACAATGAAGGTCAGGATGTGCTTCTTTTTATTGATAACATCTTTAGATACATTCAGGCAGGCTCGGAAGTATCTGCACTACTGGGCAGGATGCCTTCGGCAGTTGGCTATCAGCCAACATTGGCAACCGAAGTAGGAGCTCTGCAGGAAAGAATTACGTCTACCAAAAAAGGTTCCATTACTTCTGTGCAGGCTGTTTATGTCCCGGCCGATGACCTGACCGATCCTGCTCCTGCCACTACCTTTGCACACCTTGATGCTACAACAGTCCTATCTAGAAGAATAGTTGAATTAGGAATCTATCCGGCTGTAGACCCTCTCGATTCTACTTCACGGATTCTTGAGCCTTCTATTGTTGGTGAAGAACATTATAAGGTTGCCAGGAAAACACAGGAAATCTTACAGCGCTATAAAGAACTACAGGATATTATTGCAATTTTGGGTATGGAAGAACTTTCAGAGGAAGATAAACTTACGGTATTCAGGGCAAGAAAAATTCAACGGTTTCTATCCCAGCCCTTCTTTGTTGCTGAGACCTTTACCGGTATGAAAGGCAAATATGTTCCTATTGCCGAGACAGTAAGAGGGTTTAAAGAGATTATAGAAGGAAACATGGACGAGTATCCTGAAGCTGCCTTTTTTATGGTAGGCACTATCGATGAAGTTAAAGAAAAGGCTAAATCCATGAAAGGAGAGGGTTAA